Proteins from one Dysgonomonas sp. HDW5A genomic window:
- a CDS encoding PcfJ domain-containing protein has product MKPRTKMHHRVLGLSKNYLFNVENKMLSWAKVECLDHKGYATKSRVICMDCGNTFSPTLVSRKRAVCPHCNTKIKVEQSRKSTDKQKTYIAIAEICDEFQVIRNFELFAYYKVGKPVHYFISEILQHWILPNGKREVVARRHTVNWYCDSWGGYMEIQNKSDERKYDVYPQKFHPDSIFKTEYQKYGINHNLEGLTFLEAVKIVPDNSKAETLLKAKRYDLLGCYSDYNLKHGIYNYWSSIKICLRNKYKIKDIKMWFDYLDLLQYLRKDLHNAFYVCPKNLKKEHDLLVAKKKRQRDKEDAELKREKLLKDEKVFLKLKAIFSGIVFTDGKIKVRVLESVKEHIEEGDALHHCVSSYALKEDSLILSAKIRGKRIETVEVSLKKLKVVQCRGLQNKNTEYHDRIIELVNKNMHLIKERLKPKRKKDGTKKNVTAAA; this is encoded by the coding sequence ATGAAACCACGTACAAAAATGCACCATCGAGTTCTAGGACTAAGTAAGAATTACCTATTTAATGTCGAAAATAAAATGTTATCATGGGCCAAAGTCGAATGCTTAGATCATAAAGGCTATGCTACCAAATCAAGAGTAATCTGCATGGATTGCGGTAATACCTTTTCTCCTACACTTGTAAGTCGTAAACGGGCTGTCTGTCCTCATTGTAATACTAAGATTAAAGTGGAGCAATCAAGAAAAAGCACTGATAAGCAAAAAACTTATATTGCTATAGCTGAGATATGTGACGAATTTCAAGTAATACGAAACTTTGAGCTGTTCGCATATTACAAAGTGGGAAAGCCTGTTCACTATTTTATCTCTGAGATACTACAACACTGGATATTACCAAATGGAAAAAGAGAAGTAGTAGCACGCAGACATACAGTAAATTGGTATTGCGATTCGTGGGGTGGATATATGGAGATTCAGAATAAAAGTGATGAACGAAAATATGACGTATATCCGCAAAAGTTTCACCCCGATTCAATATTCAAAACTGAGTATCAAAAGTATGGTATAAATCACAACTTAGAGGGTCTTACTTTTTTAGAAGCAGTTAAGATTGTACCAGACAATTCAAAGGCAGAGACACTCCTAAAAGCAAAGCGATATGATTTATTAGGTTGCTACAGTGATTATAATTTGAAGCACGGAATTTATAACTATTGGTCATCAATTAAGATTTGCTTGAGAAATAAGTATAAGATCAAAGATATAAAGATGTGGTTTGACTATCTCGATCTTCTTCAATATTTAAGAAAGGATCTGCATAATGCTTTTTATGTATGCCCTAAAAACTTGAAAAAAGAACACGATTTGTTAGTGGCCAAAAAAAAGCGTCAACGTGATAAAGAAGATGCAGAACTTAAACGAGAAAAATTACTTAAAGATGAAAAAGTCTTTTTGAAACTCAAAGCCATATTCTCGGGAATTGTTTTCACGGATGGAAAGATTAAAGTTCGAGTATTAGAAAGCGTGAAAGAACACATTGAAGAGGGCGATGCCTTACACCATTGCGTCAGCTCTTATGCCCTAAAAGAAGATTCCCTTATTTTATCAGCCAAGATAAGAGGCAAGCGAATTGAAACGGTTGAAGTTTCACTCAAGAAACTAAAGGTAGTTCAATGCCGTGGCTTGCAGAATAAAAATACAGAGTACCACGATCGTATTATTGAGCTTGTAAATAAGAATATGCATTTAATCAAAGAGCGTCTTAAACCTAAACGCAAGAAAGATGGAACTAAAAAGAATGTCACTGCAGCAGCTTAA
- a CDS encoding replicative DNA helicase — MRNQNKKQYNNALYQPMSTNELGKIQPQAIELEEAVLGALLIESKAYQEIEDILTPNDFYSEKNQIIYKAIVSLSVKRNPIDMLTVVQELKSSGELDVIGGPLYIADLSDKIASSAHIIYHAQIINQKAKSRKLIRIASELSVKAYDETLDVEETLEELEMSLTELASNSSDCQSVSMGEALTEAMETASKTQELREKGIQVAIPTGLNTLNDILAGGWSAPDLIILGARPSMGKTQHSLSFAKAAAEAGKEVLFVSIEMKRTQLVNRYLLEDDRINSRHLKSGQMSTEEWSAMDERAGQLWNLKLNIADHHNIRYINNLKSEARRLKRKGKLQMMIVDYLGLIRTNMKFQSRQLEIGYITGELKNLAKELDIPIILLSQLNRPMKGTAIKEPQLEDLRESGDIEQDADIVLFIHKPDYYNPDVQDSKGVLWKGRGKLILSKYREGARNQPIIFHHDNRYKKIWDNGVSQSSADEYIPPVISPNTDFQDQKGDTPF; from the coding sequence ATGAGAAATCAAAACAAGAAACAATACAACAACGCACTCTACCAGCCTATGTCGACTAATGAACTAGGCAAAATACAACCTCAGGCAATAGAGCTTGAAGAAGCAGTACTCGGTGCATTGCTGATAGAATCAAAGGCGTATCAGGAAATTGAAGATATATTAACCCCGAATGATTTTTATTCCGAGAAGAATCAAATCATTTACAAAGCGATTGTAAGCCTTTCTGTAAAACGTAATCCTATTGATATGCTTACAGTTGTTCAGGAGCTAAAAAGCAGCGGTGAACTAGATGTTATCGGAGGGCCTTTATACATCGCAGATCTTTCAGATAAAATCGCATCTTCTGCACATATCATTTATCACGCTCAGATAATCAATCAAAAAGCAAAATCCAGAAAGCTGATTCGTATAGCTTCCGAACTGTCAGTAAAAGCCTATGACGAAACATTGGATGTAGAGGAGACACTTGAGGAGCTTGAAATGTCATTGACTGAATTAGCTTCTAATTCAAGTGATTGTCAGTCTGTATCAATGGGTGAAGCTTTAACCGAAGCAATGGAAACGGCATCCAAGACTCAGGAATTAAGAGAAAAAGGTATACAGGTAGCAATACCTACAGGCCTTAATACGCTTAATGATATACTTGCAGGTGGATGGTCTGCCCCCGATTTAATCATTCTTGGAGCTCGTCCAAGTATGGGTAAGACACAGCATTCTCTTTCATTTGCAAAAGCAGCAGCCGAAGCAGGAAAAGAAGTTTTGTTTGTATCAATTGAAATGAAAAGAACCCAGCTGGTCAATCGTTATTTGCTCGAAGATGATCGTATTAACAGCCGTCACTTAAAAAGCGGACAAATGAGTACGGAGGAGTGGTCGGCAATGGATGAAAGAGCCGGTCAATTGTGGAATCTGAAACTTAACATTGCCGATCATCACAATATCCGCTATATCAATAATCTTAAATCAGAGGCCCGAAGATTGAAACGAAAAGGGAAGTTACAGATGATGATTGTTGACTACTTGGGTTTGATCCGTACAAATATGAAGTTTCAATCCAGGCAGTTAGAAATTGGATATATCACCGGAGAATTGAAGAACCTTGCTAAAGAACTAGATATTCCGATCATCTTACTTTCTCAGCTAAACAGGCCAATGAAAGGAACCGCCATAAAAGAACCACAACTGGAGGACTTAAGAGAGTCTGGAGACATAGAGCAGGATGCAGACATTGTTCTTTTCATTCATAAGCCTGATTACTATAACCCCGACGTACAAGACAGTAAAGGTGTTCTTTGGAAAGGAAGAGGTAAACTTATTTTATCTAAATATCGAGAAGGAGCACGCAATCAACCGATCATCTTCCATCACGATAACCGATACAAGAAAATTTGGGATAATGGAGTAAGTCAGTCTTCGGCTGATGAATATATACCTCCTGTAATATCGCCAAATACAGATTTTCAAGATCAAAAAGGAGATACACCGTTTTAA